Genomic DNA from uncultured Erythrobacter sp.:
GCCGGTGATGTGCTTGCGCATAGTCAGGCTCTTAGAGCGCGGGTCACTCTTCGCCAAACCCGTCTTCGATCATCGCGCCCAGTTGATCGAACGCGGCTTGGGCATCCGCGCCGCTTACGATCAATTCGATCGTGTCGCCCTTTGCTGCACCCAGCATCATGAGTCCGAGGATGGAGCCGCCCGCCGCTTCGTTGCCGTCTTTGGCAACACTCACTTTGGTGTCCCCGGACAGACTGGCGACCGCGCCGACGAACTTGGCGCTGGCTCGTGCATGAAGCCCGCGTTGATTGACGATTGTGATATGCCGGCGAAGCTCGCTCATCCGGGCGCTCAGCCTTTGCCGCCGGTGGACTTCGCCCCGGAGCTTTCTTTCGGACCACTGTCATTGCCGAGCAATTCGCTTGCGACCGTGATGTAATTGCGACCAGCCGTCTGCGCCGCCTCGACCGCTTCGACAACGCTCATCGATTTGCGCGCTCCGGCAAGGCGGATCAGCATTGGCAGGTTGATCCCCGCAATCACTTCAACGCGGCCCGTTTCGAGCAGCGAAATGG
This window encodes:
- a CDS encoding HPr family phosphocarrier protein; translated protein: MSELRRHITIVNQRGLHARASAKFVGAVASLSGDTKVSVAKDGNEAAGGSILGLMMLGAAKGDTIELIVSGADAQAAFDQLGAMIEDGFGEE
- a CDS encoding PTS sugar transporter subunit IIA produces the protein MIGLILVTHGRLAEQFVQAMEHVVGPQAGVATVCIGPNDDMELRRAEIAKAIEDVEAGSGVIVLTDLFGGTPSNLAISLLETGRVEVIAGINLPMLIRLAGARKSMSVVEAVEAAQTAGRNYITVASELLGNDSGPKESSGAKSTGGKG